In the genome of Hymenobacter cellulosivorans, one region contains:
- a CDS encoding uridine kinase family protein — MQHPFIVGITGGSASGKTTFLRRLLASFPEEDICLISQDNYYHPRENQSMDVNGVTNFDLPSSIDSAAYAADVLQISQGKEVRRQEYTFNNPNVKPAELVFRPAPIVVVEGIFVFYFEEVAKLLDLKVYIDAREHVKLQRRIVRDRDERGYDLEDVLYRYTNHVAPTYEKYIKPFKQDADIVIPNNRHFDRGLEVLVSFLRHKVAEGKH, encoded by the coding sequence ATGCAACATCCTTTCATCGTCGGTATTACGGGCGGCAGCGCCTCGGGCAAAACCACCTTTCTGCGCCGCCTGCTGGCCTCGTTTCCGGAAGAAGACATCTGCCTGATTTCGCAGGACAACTATTACCACCCGCGCGAAAATCAGTCGATGGATGTCAACGGCGTCACCAACTTCGACCTGCCGTCTTCCATCGACTCGGCCGCCTACGCCGCCGACGTGCTGCAAATCAGCCAGGGCAAGGAAGTGCGCCGCCAGGAGTATACCTTCAATAACCCCAACGTGAAACCCGCCGAGCTGGTATTTCGGCCCGCCCCTATTGTGGTGGTGGAAGGCATCTTCGTGTTTTACTTCGAGGAAGTAGCCAAGCTGCTCGACCTGAAAGTCTACATCGATGCCCGGGAACACGTGAAGCTGCAGCGCCGCATCGTGCGCGACCGGGACGAGCGGGGCTACGACCTGGAAGATGTGCTTTACCGCTACACCAACCACGTAGCACCGACCTACGAGAAGTACATCAAGCCCTTCAAGCAGGATGCCGACATCGTGATTCCCAACAACCGCCACTTTGACCGGGGCCTGGAGGTTCTCGTGTCGTTTTTGCGCCATAAAGTGGCAGAAGGCAAGCACTAG
- a CDS encoding DNA polymerase III subunit — protein sequence MRFSEIPGQTDVKRVLVQTVHRQHVAHAQLFRGAEGSATLALALAYATFLNCEQRGPAAQDSCGQCPACQKNDKLIHPDLNFILPVTTTKAVAKDAVSSKFAADWRSFVLENPYQGLNDWMQHIGADNKQGSISKEESLQLLKLVSLKAFEGQFKIVIIWLPELMHPAAANAVLKLLEEPPPATIFLLVSFSPEQLLPTIISRVQPVVVRPYSEAEVTSFLREQHQVPEGKARQIAQLVEGNLGAALASREAATDDDYFTFFVEWMRQCYGYKVDLILAKTDEFQKMGRENQKEFLQFGLGILRKVLLYGIDAQFVPHLPANEQQFVAGFSRFVHRANADALTQELNDAHYHIERNANPRMVFVDMSLRIAELLKMPA from the coding sequence ATGCGCTTTTCTGAAATTCCCGGGCAAACGGACGTCAAGCGCGTGCTGGTGCAAACCGTGCACCGGCAGCACGTGGCCCACGCCCAGCTGTTTCGCGGGGCCGAAGGCTCGGCCACCCTGGCCTTGGCCTTGGCTTACGCCACGTTTCTGAACTGTGAGCAGCGGGGCCCCGCTGCCCAGGATTCCTGCGGGCAGTGCCCGGCCTGTCAGAAAAACGACAAGCTGATTCATCCCGACCTGAACTTCATCCTGCCCGTCACGACTACCAAAGCCGTGGCCAAGGACGCGGTTAGCAGCAAGTTTGCGGCGGATTGGCGCAGCTTCGTGCTCGAAAACCCCTATCAGGGCCTCAACGACTGGATGCAGCATATCGGGGCCGACAACAAGCAGGGCAGCATATCCAAGGAAGAAAGTTTGCAGCTGCTCAAGCTGGTTTCGCTCAAAGCATTTGAGGGGCAGTTCAAAATCGTGATTATCTGGCTGCCCGAGCTCATGCACCCGGCCGCGGCCAACGCCGTGCTTAAGCTGCTGGAAGAGCCGCCACCGGCTACCATTTTTCTGCTGGTGAGTTTCTCGCCCGAGCAGTTGCTGCCGACTATCATCAGCCGGGTACAGCCGGTCGTTGTTCGGCCTTATTCGGAGGCCGAAGTCACCAGCTTTCTGCGCGAGCAGCACCAAGTTCCCGAGGGCAAGGCCCGGCAGATTGCCCAACTGGTAGAAGGCAACCTGGGCGCTGCCCTGGCCAGCCGCGAAGCTGCCACCGACGATGACTATTTCACCTTTTTCGTGGAGTGGATGCGGCAGTGCTACGGCTACAAAGTTGATTTGATTCTGGCCAAGACCGACGAGTTCCAGAAGATGGGCCGCGAAAATCAGAAGGAGTTCTTGCAGTTCGGGCTGGGCATTCTGCGCAAGGTGCTGCTTTATGGCATCGATGCGCAGTTTGTGCCCCACCTACCGGCCAATGAGCAGCAGTTTGTAGCAGGCTTTAGCCGCTTCGTGCATCGCGCCAACGCCGATGCTCTGACGCAGGAACTCAACGATGCCCACTACCATATTGAGCGCAACGCCAACCCGCGGATGGTCTTCGTGGATATGTCTTTGCGCATCGCCGAGCTGCTGAAAATGCCCGCCTAG
- a CDS encoding non-canonical purine NTP diphosphatase, which translates to MRICFATNNEHKLTEVRAMLPASIELVSLRDIGCHEELPETQDTLEGNARQKAEYVWNNYQTSCFADDTGLEVAALNGEPGVYSARYAGPQRSAADNVAKLLHELQGQTNRAAQFRTVVALVLPDGAVHEFAGAVDGIITEQLRGVDGFGYDPVFQPQGHAVTFAEMSLAEKNALSHRARAVEQLVNFLQAQAAQM; encoded by the coding sequence ATGCGGATTTGTTTTGCTACCAACAATGAGCACAAGCTCACCGAAGTCCGGGCTATGCTGCCGGCCAGCATCGAGCTGGTGAGCTTGCGCGATATTGGCTGCCACGAAGAGCTGCCCGAAACCCAGGACACGCTGGAAGGCAATGCCCGCCAGAAAGCCGAGTATGTGTGGAATAATTACCAAACCTCCTGCTTTGCCGACGATACGGGCCTGGAAGTAGCGGCCCTGAACGGGGAACCGGGGGTGTATTCGGCGCGCTACGCCGGGCCTCAGCGCTCCGCCGCCGACAACGTGGCCAAGCTCTTGCACGAGCTGCAGGGCCAAACCAACCGGGCGGCGCAGTTCCGGACCGTGGTAGCGCTGGTGTTGCCCGATGGCGCGGTGCACGAGTTTGCCGGGGCCGTGGATGGCATTATCACTGAGCAGCTACGGGGGGTAGACGGCTTTGGCTACGACCCGGTTTTTCAACCCCAAGGCCACGCCGTGACCTTCGCCGAAATGAGCCTGGCCGAGAAAAACGCGCTGAGTCACCGGGCCCGGGCCGTGGAGCAACTGGTCAACTTTTTACAAGCCCAGGCGGCCCAAATGTAG
- the hemC gene encoding hydroxymethylbilane synthase, producing MNRPIRIGTRGSRLALWQAHHVAACLELAQLTTEIVIITTKGDVVLDRSLDKIGAKGVFTEELEESLRSGAIDIAVHSAKDVQSTIPEDLELLAFMEREKVNDVIVSYDPDLDLSRPDLVLGTSSTRRKAMLRRHYPHATTAEARGNLQTRLRKLEEGQYHALVLAYAGVHRMEYDALIRYVLPETQFVPATGQGSVAVECARSLEPSLKAELQRALDHEATHTCLLAERAFLRTMEGGCSIPSFALATFTETGAVQLHGGLISLDGQQYLEETLTTADLSQVEALGIELAERVLGRGGRQILDDIRSQRAES from the coding sequence TTGAATCGTCCTATTCGTATCGGTACCCGCGGCAGCCGCCTGGCTTTGTGGCAGGCCCACCACGTAGCGGCCTGCCTGGAGCTGGCCCAGCTGACCACCGAAATTGTCATCATTACCACCAAAGGCGACGTCGTGCTGGACCGCTCCCTCGATAAAATCGGGGCCAAGGGCGTATTTACCGAGGAGCTGGAAGAGAGCCTGCGCTCGGGCGCCATCGACATTGCCGTGCACAGTGCCAAGGATGTACAAAGCACCATTCCCGAGGATCTGGAGCTGCTGGCATTTATGGAGCGTGAAAAGGTCAACGACGTCATTGTTAGCTACGACCCCGACCTAGACCTGAGCCGGCCCGACCTGGTGCTAGGCACCAGCAGCACGCGCCGCAAGGCCATGCTGCGCCGCCACTATCCGCACGCCACAACAGCCGAGGCCCGCGGCAACCTGCAAACCCGCCTGCGCAAGCTCGAAGAAGGCCAATACCACGCTCTGGTGCTAGCCTATGCCGGGGTGCACCGTATGGAATACGACGCACTGATTCGCTACGTATTGCCCGAAACGCAGTTTGTGCCCGCCACTGGGCAGGGCAGCGTGGCCGTGGAGTGTGCCCGGAGCCTGGAGCCGAGTCTCAAAGCCGAGTTGCAGCGCGCCCTCGACCACGAAGCCACCCACACTTGCCTGCTGGCCGAGCGGGCGTTTCTGCGCACCATGGAGGGCGGCTGCAGCATCCCGTCCTTCGCTCTGGCTACGTTCACCGAAACCGGGGCCGTGCAGCTTCACGGTGGCCTCATCAGCCTCGATGGGCAACAGTACCTGGAAGAAACATTGACTACTGCCGACCTCAGTCAGGTTGAGGCGCTGGGCATTGAGCTAGCTGAGCGGGTATTGGGCCGCGGTGGCCGCCAGATTCTGGACGATATCCGCAGCCAGCGGGCCGAGAGCTAA
- the secDF gene encoding protein translocase subunit SecDF, whose amino-acid sequence MRNKGLIIALTAVVTALCAYFLFFTYISRGVQKDAVAYASKGGKLDERQRQHYLDSVWRAPVFGPYTYRDVRASELGLGLDLKGGMHVTLEVSPVEIVRAMSGNSKDVNFNKALAQAQELQKTNPSTPFTALFAQAYRTIAPNDKLARIFANTTNKSRGIDINSPNEKVIAAIDKEEEEAIDRSFNILRTRVDKFGVNQPNIQRVKGTGRIQIELPGVDNPDRVRKLLQGQAKLEFWEVWRTDEFGPYFNQLSEVLTAKEAAEKLNGTAAATPAAATTDTTATAATAAAGDSSSLASQLAKKKPNTATAADSANPQQGNALAKLFTMPGALGSNVRDTARVNALMKSPEVRAVLPANLTFLWGVKPDVIEGQEYLQFYAIRKSREATAPLGGEVVSDARQDYDQGGRPEVSMQMNPSGAKKWQRLTAANIGRQVAIVLDDYVYSAPVVQAEIAGGNSSISGNFSIEEAQDLANVLKAGKLPAPTRIVEEAVVGPSLGQEAINQGLYSSLAGLVLIMIFMAVYYGKAGLVADAALLFNGFLILGVLAQFGTALTLPGIAGLVLTFGMAVDANVLIFERIREELDHGLTVKDAINKGYARAFSAIFDSNVTTMLIAIILGFFGTGPVQNFAITLGIGVLTSFLSAVFVSRLIIEWLTKNKETTSITFSTPISRHLFKGLNFDIVGKRKIAYAVSTIFIIIGFVLMAVQGGPNLGVDFRGGRSYVVDFSKAEVASDVKESLADDFKGAGTEVKTFGAPNRLRITTGYLAEDESVAADEKVQNALLTGLKQYGADNPQIKSTSKVGATIADDIKKTSVLSLGLTLLGIFVYVLFRFEKWQYSMAAVVALFHDALLVIAAYPIARLFGLNYEMDQIFVAAVLTIIGFSMNDTVVIYDRIREYLRENPHLTFAQVVNPALNSTFSRTMITFTTVFLVVIVLYIFGGETLRSFSFAMIVGIIFGTYSSLFIATPIILDTYGRKEARERGTTTSTVITDADAPKLSTTVQ is encoded by the coding sequence ATGCGTAATAAAGGACTTATTATCGCGCTGACGGCCGTCGTGACGGCTCTATGCGCGTACTTTCTCTTCTTCACCTACATTTCCCGTGGGGTGCAGAAGGATGCCGTAGCCTACGCCTCCAAGGGCGGTAAGCTCGACGAGCGGCAGCGGCAGCACTACCTCGACTCGGTGTGGCGCGCCCCCGTATTTGGCCCCTACACTTACCGCGACGTACGCGCCTCGGAGCTGGGCCTCGGCCTCGACTTGAAAGGCGGTATGCACGTAACGCTGGAAGTTTCGCCGGTGGAAATTGTGCGGGCTATGTCGGGCAACTCCAAGGATGTGAACTTTAATAAGGCTTTGGCTCAAGCCCAGGAGCTGCAGAAGACCAACCCGTCGACGCCTTTCACGGCGCTGTTTGCCCAGGCTTACCGCACCATCGCGCCCAACGACAAGTTGGCCCGCATCTTCGCTAACACGACCAACAAGAGCCGTGGCATCGACATCAACTCGCCCAACGAGAAGGTAATTGCCGCCATCGACAAGGAAGAGGAAGAAGCTATTGACCGTTCCTTCAACATCCTGCGTACCCGCGTCGACAAGTTCGGCGTAAACCAGCCCAACATTCAGCGCGTGAAAGGCACGGGCCGCATCCAGATTGAGCTGCCCGGCGTGGATAACCCGGACCGCGTACGGAAGCTGCTCCAGGGCCAGGCGAAGCTGGAGTTCTGGGAAGTGTGGCGCACCGACGAGTTTGGCCCCTACTTCAACCAACTCAGCGAAGTGCTGACGGCCAAAGAAGCCGCTGAGAAACTCAACGGCACTGCTGCTGCCACGCCGGCCGCCGCTACCACCGACACCACCGCTACGGCTGCCACCGCTGCCGCCGGCGACTCTTCTTCGCTGGCCAGCCAGCTGGCTAAAAAGAAGCCCAACACGGCTACTGCCGCTGATTCGGCTAACCCCCAGCAGGGCAATGCCCTTGCTAAACTCTTCACGATGCCCGGCGCTTTGGGCTCGAACGTGCGCGACACCGCCCGCGTGAATGCCCTGATGAAGAGCCCCGAGGTACGGGCCGTGTTGCCCGCTAACCTGACCTTCCTGTGGGGTGTGAAGCCCGACGTAATCGAAGGCCAGGAATACTTGCAGTTCTACGCTATCCGCAAGTCGCGGGAGGCTACGGCTCCGCTCGGTGGCGAAGTAGTATCGGATGCCCGCCAGGATTACGACCAGGGTGGCCGCCCAGAGGTTTCGATGCAGATGAACCCTTCGGGCGCCAAGAAGTGGCAGCGTCTGACGGCCGCCAACATTGGCCGCCAGGTTGCTATTGTTCTTGACGACTACGTGTACTCGGCTCCCGTGGTGCAGGCTGAAATTGCCGGTGGCAACTCCAGCATCTCGGGCAACTTCTCAATTGAAGAAGCCCAGGACTTGGCCAACGTACTGAAGGCCGGTAAACTCCCCGCCCCTACCCGCATCGTGGAAGAGGCCGTAGTGGGTCCCTCGCTCGGTCAGGAAGCCATCAACCAGGGTCTGTACTCGTCCTTGGCTGGTCTGGTACTGATTATGATCTTCATGGCCGTGTACTACGGCAAGGCGGGCTTGGTGGCTGATGCTGCCCTGCTCTTCAACGGCTTCCTGATTCTGGGTGTATTGGCTCAGTTCGGCACCGCCCTCACCCTGCCCGGTATTGCCGGTCTGGTGCTCACCTTCGGCATGGCCGTAGACGCCAACGTACTGATCTTCGAGCGTATCCGCGAGGAACTCGACCACGGCCTGACCGTGAAAGATGCCATCAACAAAGGCTACGCCCGCGCTTTCTCGGCCATCTTCGACTCGAACGTGACGACGATGCTGATTGCCATCATTCTGGGCTTCTTCGGTACGGGCCCGGTGCAGAACTTCGCCATTACGCTGGGTATCGGCGTACTGACCTCGTTCCTGTCGGCTGTATTCGTGTCGCGCCTTATCATTGAGTGGCTCACCAAGAATAAGGAAACGACCAGCATCACCTTCAGCACGCCTATTTCGCGTCACCTGTTCAAGGGCTTGAATTTCGACATCGTGGGCAAGCGCAAGATTGCCTACGCCGTTTCGACCATCTTCATCATCATCGGCTTCGTGCTGATGGCCGTGCAGGGTGGCCCCAACCTGGGCGTTGACTTCCGCGGTGGCCGTAGCTACGTAGTTGACTTCAGCAAGGCCGAAGTTGCTTCCGACGTGAAAGAATCGTTGGCCGATGACTTTAAAGGTGCCGGTACCGAGGTGAAAACCTTCGGCGCCCCGAACCGTCTGCGCATCACGACCGGCTACCTGGCCGAGGACGAAAGCGTAGCCGCCGACGAGAAAGTGCAGAACGCCCTGCTGACCGGCCTGAAGCAGTATGGCGCCGACAACCCGCAGATCAAGAGCACCTCGAAAGTAGGCGCTACCATTGCCGACGATATCAAGAAGACATCGGTCTTGAGCCTGGGCCTGACCCTGCTGGGTATCTTCGTCTACGTACTGTTCCGCTTCGAAAAGTGGCAGTACTCGATGGCCGCCGTAGTGGCTCTGTTCCACGATGCCCTACTGGTTATTGCTGCCTACCCCATTGCCCGTCTGTTCGGTTTGAACTACGAAATGGACCAGATCTTCGTGGCCGCCGTGCTGACCATCATCGGCTTCTCGATGAACGACACCGTGGTTATCTACGACCGGATCCGGGAATACCTGCGTGAAAACCCGCACCTGACGTTTGCTCAGGTAGTAAACCCAGCCCTGAATAGCACCTTCTCGCGGACCATGATTACGTTTACCACGGTATTCCTGGTGGTAATCGTACTCTACATCTTCGGTGGTGAAACGCTGCGCTCGTTCTCCTTCGCCATGATTGTGGGTATTATTTTCGGTACGTATTCGTCGCTGTTCATCGCCACGCCGATCATTCTCGACACCTACGGCCGCAAGGAAGCCCGCGAGCGGGGCACGACTACCTCGACGGTTATCACCGATGCCGACGCGCCCAAGCTGTCGACCACGGTACAGTAA
- a CDS encoding RNA polymerase sigma factor has protein sequence MPLPDHDPEMLIALLAGCRRAERDAQRRLYGLYYSFALSVCLRYTRTRDEAMEAANDGFMKVFRDISRFDVARHEVSGSFRGWLKRIMIHTAIDHYRSQEKHQHQQELDEVAFAEADPGHSALDTLSYEELLHLIQQLSPAYRTVFNLYVIDGFTHEEVSTQLGISVGASKSNLSKARAHLKHLLKQTNHHAYAGYVG, from the coding sequence GTGCCGCTACCTGACCACGACCCCGAGATGCTCATCGCCCTGCTGGCTGGCTGCCGGCGGGCGGAGCGCGACGCACAGCGGCGGCTGTATGGGCTTTACTACAGCTTCGCGCTGAGCGTGTGTTTGCGCTACACCCGCACCCGCGACGAAGCCATGGAGGCCGCCAACGACGGGTTTATGAAAGTATTCCGCGACATAAGTCGCTTCGACGTGGCCCGCCACGAAGTCAGCGGTTCGTTTCGGGGCTGGCTCAAGCGTATCATGATTCACACGGCCATCGACCATTATCGCAGCCAGGAAAAGCACCAACACCAGCAGGAACTCGATGAGGTGGCTTTTGCCGAGGCCGACCCCGGCCACTCGGCCCTTGACACACTTTCCTACGAAGAGCTGCTGCACCTGATTCAGCAGCTTTCCCCGGCCTACCGCACGGTGTTCAACCTCTACGTCATCGACGGTTTTACCCACGAAGAAGTAAGCACCCAGCTAGGCATCTCGGTGGGAGCTTCCAAATCCAACCTGTCCAAGGCGCGCGCCCACCTCAAGCACCTACTCAAACAAACCAACCACCATGCGTACGCCGGATATGTCGGATGA
- a CDS encoding GlmU family protein — translation MTVLLFDDPAIRPHLLPFTFTRPVAALRCGILTVAEKWEHRLGQPVHYLTEQYLQAKYPAGLVGGPALVINGAVCPDELLTKQVQALQPGEALMDGDLLVAAHLENATNIAELIQDGFTNTREVAEPVLALREVWHLFLHNGAEIRRDFALLTHGRQSQPVGDAHTIVYAPENIFIEEGVKIRAAILNAEDGPIYLGKNSQVHEGAIIKGPLALCEGSHINVGAKMRGDNTVGPYSKVGGEVGNSILMGYSNKGHDGYLGNSVIGEWCNLGADTNTSNLKNNYAPVKIWSHSAGRFVNTGQQFCGLMMGDHSKCGINTMFNTGTVVGVGANIFGAGFPRTFIPSFSWGGSAGFETFKMPKVAEVAERVMARRKLAYDATEQAIMQHVFDQTAKDRIWEKAVGKEAPAAAAE, via the coding sequence ATGACTGTTCTGCTCTTCGACGACCCGGCCATCCGGCCCCACCTGTTGCCCTTTACTTTCACCCGCCCGGTAGCAGCCCTGCGCTGCGGCATCCTGACAGTAGCCGAAAAGTGGGAGCACCGCCTCGGGCAGCCCGTGCATTACCTTACCGAGCAATATCTGCAGGCCAAATACCCCGCGGGCCTCGTCGGTGGGCCCGCATTAGTCATCAATGGCGCCGTGTGCCCCGACGAGCTGCTGACCAAGCAGGTACAGGCCTTGCAGCCCGGCGAAGCCCTCATGGATGGCGACTTGCTGGTAGCAGCCCACTTGGAGAATGCCACCAACATTGCCGAACTGATTCAGGATGGCTTTACTAATACCCGCGAAGTGGCCGAGCCGGTGCTGGCGCTGCGGGAAGTGTGGCACCTGTTTTTGCACAACGGGGCCGAAATCCGCCGTGACTTTGCCCTGCTTACCCACGGCCGCCAGTCCCAGCCCGTAGGGGATGCCCACACCATTGTGTACGCCCCCGAGAATATCTTTATTGAGGAAGGCGTCAAGATTCGAGCGGCTATTCTCAACGCCGAGGACGGCCCGATCTATTTGGGCAAAAACTCCCAAGTTCACGAAGGCGCCATTATCAAAGGTCCGCTGGCCTTGTGCGAAGGGTCACATATCAACGTCGGGGCCAAAATGCGCGGCGACAATACCGTGGGGCCCTACAGCAAAGTGGGCGGCGAAGTCGGCAACTCCATTCTGATGGGCTATTCCAATAAAGGTCACGACGGCTACCTGGGCAACTCTGTTATTGGGGAGTGGTGCAACCTGGGCGCCGATACCAATACCTCGAACCTGAAGAACAACTACGCCCCAGTCAAAATCTGGAGCCACAGCGCGGGCCGCTTCGTGAACACCGGGCAGCAGTTCTGCGGCCTGATGATGGGCGACCATAGCAAGTGCGGCATCAACACGATGTTCAATACCGGCACGGTGGTGGGCGTGGGGGCCAATATCTTTGGGGCCGGCTTTCCGCGCACGTTCATTCCCTCGTTTAGCTGGGGCGGGTCTGCGGGCTTCGAAACCTTCAAGATGCCCAAAGTAGCCGAAGTAGCCGAGCGGGTTATGGCCCGGCGCAAACTGGCCTACGACGCCACCGAGCAGGCCATCATGCAGCACGTCTTCGACCAGACGGCCAAGGACCGGATTTGGGAAAAGGCCGTCGGGAAAGAAGCCCCGGCTGCCGCGGCTGAGTAA
- a CDS encoding type B 50S ribosomal protein L31: MKKDIHPEYREVVFQDTSSDFKFITRSTMNSNETITMEDGKTYPVIKVEVSSASHPFYTGKNVFIDTAGRVEKFRNRYQKK; this comes from the coding sequence ATGAAAAAAGACATCCACCCCGAGTATCGCGAAGTTGTGTTCCAGGACACGTCCAGCGACTTTAAATTCATCACCCGCTCGACGATGAACTCCAACGAGACCATCACGATGGAGGACGGCAAAACGTATCCCGTCATCAAGGTGGAAGTTAGCAGCGCCTCGCACCCTTTCTACACCGGCAAAAACGTGTTTATCGACACCGCTGGCCGCGTTGAGAAATTCCGCAACCGCTACCAGAAGAAGTAA